From Gordonia crocea, the proteins below share one genomic window:
- a CDS encoding class I SAM-dependent methyltransferase, translated as MAEQIDLGSVQETLMIPLYGRAADARRRSSVLGDTRAAEIVDRVDYDFSSFTLPNTMGSVWRAAVFDGFVRDFLAEHPDGTVADLGCGLSTRFERLDNGRVTWLDLDLDDTIALRRKFARDGERYRMRVGSIFDTDWYDEIDRSKPVLLLSEGVLLYFEEDRVAGALQAMASAFPGARLAFDTAGQVMVDGQATTHREVQAEFHWACDDPSALERYGLMLLESYSFAEPPRAVVRTWPLLPRLAIKVVGRSAISKAYRFNLFECTPR; from the coding sequence ATGGCGGAGCAGATCGACCTGGGCAGTGTCCAAGAGACCCTGATGATCCCGTTGTACGGGCGCGCAGCCGATGCGCGGCGCCGGTCCAGTGTGCTCGGCGACACCCGGGCGGCCGAGATCGTCGACCGCGTCGATTACGACTTCTCGAGCTTCACGCTGCCCAACACCATGGGGTCGGTGTGGCGGGCGGCCGTCTTCGACGGATTCGTCCGCGACTTCCTCGCCGAGCACCCCGACGGGACGGTTGCCGACCTCGGATGCGGATTGAGCACCCGCTTCGAGCGGCTCGACAACGGCCGGGTCACCTGGCTCGACCTGGATCTCGACGACACCATCGCGCTGCGGCGCAAGTTCGCCCGGGACGGGGAGCGCTATCGGATGCGCGTCGGCTCGATCTTCGACACCGACTGGTACGACGAGATCGACCGGTCGAAGCCGGTCCTGCTGCTCAGCGAAGGTGTGCTGCTCTACTTCGAGGAGGACCGGGTCGCGGGTGCGCTGCAGGCCATGGCGTCGGCGTTTCCCGGCGCCAGACTCGCCTTCGACACCGCCGGTCAGGTGATGGTGGACGGTCAGGCCACGACCCACCGCGAGGTCCAGGCCGAGTTCCACTGGGCCTGCGACGATCCGTCCGCTCTGGAGCGGTACGGCTTGATGCTGCTGGAGTCCTACAGTTTCGCCGAGCCGCCGCGCGCGGTGGTGCGGACGTGGCCATTGCTGCCGCGGTTGGCCATCAAGGTGGTCGGCCGGTCGGCGATTTCGAAGGCCTACCGCTTCAACCTGTTCGAGTGCACTCCCCGATAG
- a CDS encoding 4'-phosphopantetheinyl transferase family protein: MIAPLLPGGIASAESFGDPEGLTALPAEESIIGRAVEKRRKEFITARACARVALGELGIDPVPIMRGEKDMPVWPDGVVGSITHTAGYRAAIVAFGMSVRSLGIDAEPHEALPDGVLDLTSIDAERDVLATRPEGLHWDRLLFCAKETTYKAWFPLTRRWLGFEDAHITFDKAGDLDGGGAHGTFTSRILIDPAAADGGPPLLELPGRWLIARGFITTTIALR, translated from the coding sequence ATGATCGCCCCGCTCCTGCCGGGCGGCATCGCGTCGGCGGAGAGCTTCGGCGACCCCGAGGGGTTGACCGCCCTGCCCGCCGAGGAGTCGATCATCGGTCGGGCCGTGGAGAAGCGGCGCAAGGAGTTCATCACCGCCCGCGCGTGCGCCCGGGTCGCCCTGGGCGAGTTGGGGATCGATCCGGTGCCGATCATGCGCGGGGAGAAGGACATGCCGGTGTGGCCGGACGGGGTCGTCGGGTCGATCACCCACACCGCGGGATACCGCGCGGCGATCGTCGCCTTCGGGATGTCGGTCCGGTCGTTGGGAATCGACGCCGAGCCGCATGAGGCCCTGCCCGACGGCGTCCTGGATCTGACGAGCATCGACGCCGAGCGCGACGTCCTGGCCACCCGTCCCGAGGGGCTGCACTGGGACCGGCTGCTGTTCTGCGCCAAGGAGACCACCTACAAGGCGTGGTTCCCGTTGACGCGGCGCTGGCTCGGATTCGAGGATGCGCACATCACCTTCGACAAGGCCGGTGATCTCGACGGCGGCGGTGCGCACGGCACCTTCACCTCGCGGATCCTCATCGATCCCGCTGCCGCGGACGGCGGTCCGCCGTTGCTCGAGTTGCCCGGGCGCTGGCTGATCGCGCGCGGCTTCATCACGACCACGATCGCACTGCGGTGA
- a CDS encoding metallophosphoesterase family protein, which yields MATLWAISDLHVAHRGNEHIVDRLHPAADDDWLIVAGDVAERTDDIVDVLRRLATRFATVIWVPGNHELYTTAKDPLQIHGVARYDYLVQAARDLGVVTPEDMYPLFDPGDGSEPVRVVPMFLLYDYTFRPEGTASALQALAVARERNVVATDEFLLSPEPFGTRDAWGRARIEATAARLDAIDPSEKTILINHWPLRREPTEVLMYPEFALWCGSELTADWHLRYRAACCVYGHLHIPRTTYYDGVRFEEVSVGYPREWKRRGLPEPLMRAIIPDATPPDLDEHGARFELPPDYRERAEAMRQRLEERRARMQKGNR from the coding sequence ATGGCAACGCTCTGGGCGATCAGTGATCTGCACGTGGCCCACCGGGGCAACGAGCACATCGTCGACCGCCTGCACCCCGCCGCGGACGACGACTGGTTGATCGTCGCCGGGGATGTCGCCGAGCGCACCGACGACATCGTCGACGTGCTGCGACGACTCGCCACCCGGTTCGCCACGGTGATCTGGGTGCCGGGCAACCACGAGCTGTACACCACGGCCAAAGACCCCCTGCAGATCCACGGCGTCGCCCGCTACGACTATCTCGTGCAGGCGGCCCGCGACCTCGGTGTCGTGACGCCCGAGGACATGTATCCGCTGTTCGACCCCGGCGACGGCAGCGAGCCCGTCCGCGTCGTGCCGATGTTCCTCCTCTACGACTACACGTTCCGCCCGGAGGGGACGGCCAGCGCGCTGCAGGCACTCGCCGTGGCCCGCGAGCGCAACGTCGTGGCCACCGACGAATTCCTGTTGTCGCCGGAGCCGTTCGGCACCCGCGACGCCTGGGGCCGGGCGCGGATCGAGGCCACCGCGGCCCGACTCGACGCCATCGACCCGTCGGAGAAGACCATCCTGATCAACCACTGGCCGCTGCGCCGCGAACCCACCGAAGTACTGATGTACCCGGAGTTCGCGCTGTGGTGCGGCAGCGAACTGACTGCGGACTGGCATCTGCGCTACCGTGCGGCCTGTTGTGTCTACGGCCACCTGCACATCCCGCGGACCACCTACTACGATGGCGTGCGCTTCGAAGAGGTGTCGGTGGGGTACCCGCGCGAATGGAAGCGGCGCGGACTGCCCGAACCGCTGATGCGCGCGATCATCCCCGACGCCACGCCGCCCGACCTCGACGAGCACGGCGCCCGGTTCGAGCTGCCGCCGGACTACCGGGAGCGCGCCGAGGCCATGCGGCAACGGCTCGAGGAGCGCCGCGCCCGCATGCAGAAAGGAAACCGGTGA